The genomic region TGGTATCATCAACGATGTGTGCAGTTGTGAGGGATGCCCAGGGCTTCGGATCCACTCTGAAGCTCACTCAACAGCAGAAGGGAGCCAACTATGCATATGCCATACCGGATCACAGATTGGGTCAGTAGAGTTCTATAGGATTTGTTGTGATATTGCTTTCCTAGTTTAAACTGTGTAATATGTTTTCTCTCCGGCTTTCAAAACTATGTACATTCATATTCATTgtgatataggcctattatatCGGTATAGAGTAgcctatatattttattcatcaacatTTTCATCGTTCATCTGCTATAGCTTTGTTGTTTCTTCTCacattgttattgtattttcagTACCGTAAGTTGTATGATATGCACAATTTTAAATGGATTATTTATAAGTCAGATCAGCCATCACATCATTTTCTAATTCACTGTCACtacttttgttattttatcttaATCTTTCACACTATTCATTTGTAGCTTTCTTCATCTTCTGCTGAATTTTCATTAGATATTCTCGTCTAAAAGTTTTCCACCTACATACTATTTATTCTGTATTTGTACTACCAGATTCTCGGACCCCTTTGAGTTCACTTTTTTGTTGCTCTTTTTTGTCCTTATAATTTCGCGTATAGTAGTTgaacatattttatttgtatcatAATGCTTGCATAAGACTTTGATGTAGTACGCTCACATGCTGGGACCTCTCCAAGTTCATTTTTttgctctcttctctctcttaaTTTCGCGTAATAGTTGaacaaattttatatttaaaccATATGCAAGACCATCATTTACTCTTCAAACCTCctctttgaaaaaataaatattgaatgaaagagaaaaCGGACGATTGTGCCGACAGGTAGTCGGAGTCCTGGTGCAAGCCAGCCCGCCACTACTGGTAGTTCGGCCTCTAGTCCACAGCAGCAGCACCATCAGCCTGACAGCGAGCAGCAGGTAgccaacctaacctcaatctgGCCGCCACAGCTGCAGTACACCTTCCGGGCGATCCAGCTGATTCAGCAGACAGCGGCCGGCGTACAGGAAGTATCCGACATAGTCGGCGAGGAGACACTTCCGGTGATGGTTGCCGACGTTGCCGCGTCGGCGCAGTCAGCGTTCATTTTCTCAGAGCTATCGCTGGGCAACGGCGAAGAACCGCTCAAGGAGGCAGTGAACGCGACCCGGGAAGCGGCCACCGCTGCACGGAAAGCTGCTGATGCTGCCATTCGTCTGTCGACCACGCATGCGTCGGCCAACCCCGGCAGTCCCCAGGCGGCGAGGGCTGTGCGGCTGGCTCAGAGGGCCACTCTCACCGCACAGAGTGCCCAGCAAATCGTTGCCGCCGCTAATCCGTTCATCAAGTTCAACGCGGTCAACTATCAGCTGCCACAGTTGGCTAGCCTGCCAACACTGCCTCCTGTAGTCCAGCTTATGATGACTGATTAAATCATATTAACTCTTGTGAGACTTAGCAGGCTACTAACTCAAAactgtaaattatttattgattatcctATATGAAAACTAGAAAGTATAAACATCACCAAATACATATAATTTATCGAATATGGTATGAAATGAAATACAGTTAGGTACTGTACGGTACTGGAAGATTAAAGCCTACAAAGGAAGGTCTGAGCATGGTATAAAAACCTCAGCACAGGAGGCCTTGTGATTATAATCACATAATACTAGAATAAAAATGCAAGGTTAAGCTGGAACTTATCTTCGTCAATTATACAAATCCTCAATCCTCATTGATGAGGATAAAGgagtaaatttaataatatagcctacttgagaaaaaattatataagaagatTAACTAGAAATGATATTAATCAATAATGACTGGCAGTCTATCTTTTGGAAACTTGATGTTAAAGGTTAGTTACTGAATCTACTCACTTTCACTTTGATAACGTTTCAGAAAATATACAGCAAGCCTTAATAGGTATAACatcaatttatatatttctttatttacagtaataaaatattaataattacagtTTAAGATGGAATCCAAATTTGATGACTAGGAAAATGTTGGGTGgaggagaataaggagaaaaCTTTATATAGATCTCAGTATGAATAAAAGATCTATATCTGTATTAGATacagattgaaaattttgtccaaatttgatttattgaaataaactatttcatatttagcatcagattcaaattgaaatctttggtgaacgaataataaaaacattttgatgAGAATAAGCTTAGGTAGTCAATAAAGACCCCAAATCCATCAATATTTCACATAAAATAACtgaaaacattaattattgtattcttgAAAAACTAACTGTCAGTTTCTGGACAGCTGAATAAGTTACTGTGATCATTGTAAAAATTCTATATtactataaattaatatataccGACTAGCTAGTCATAAGAGCCAAATTGCTAGCACATAAGCCTATTTTTAGAGTTGCTGGAATTATATATTTGAAATGGGTTCTgcaaaatataatcaatatcaatagaACTGAACGTATTATAAATGTATATCATGAACTTTTGAACTCTTAACCGAATAAGTTGAATAccattctgaaaataaaaataccgttattttattattacagtGCCACACATAATGTCAATAAGAAAAATTCTTTAATTTAAGTTACCGTATACTTTTATAAGTATAAAAATGTTGTTGATGCAGCAGTAtgttaaaatgaaattaatttgatgcgacataatataacaataaacatAGTTAACATATATATTAATCAAAatagcatcaaattatcttcttaaaatgtatttaatcagggctacttattctataattaatttaaaaaagggtactataatactattttaTAGATTAAAATTATCGTTTGAATGTGAGTGGATAAAGGACTAGATTGAAGCTATGCATGTTGAATGTATCATTGTAGGCTACCGTTActgagagaatgagaaagacATGTCAAAATCTAATACCGTACCGAACTGAAATTACCGAAGAGAGAGTAACCAATGGGAGCTTCATTGATTATAATCATAATTGATTAAATAGTTCCTGAAAATATAGTATTGGATAGAGACGAAATCTCTACTGGAGACGAAATCTCTAAAAAAAATTCTACTAATACTAATGTAAAGAATgataatatttctaaatgaaATAACAATTACCTTAGCCTttcgttttattttttcaaatactctCAAAACTTTTAAATTATATTAGGTCATTTTCAAATGACAAACTAAAATTATCCTTTTCAAGTGTTTTGGTTTgagtttattcattaaaaaatattgagtagccctgaaataatacatcatgataataataatatttataactaatttatttaattagatccTCCTATTCTTCTTGGGTTGTCAAGTAATTTTCGCTTGTCATATTTTAGACCATATTTCATTGTATTCACGCCATATATTTcgtctatatattatatttctgGACATTATATGCCTAGCTtatattcactaaattaatATCAAGTATCCATCCTATATTTATTAGATTTTTAGTAGGTCTAGTCCTAGAAAGTTAGCTATAtcatattttgaattaaaaattaactGTATTATGCTGTTCTCCATAATAGTTTGTAGTCcatttacttttgaattaattaaaattaattatttatttagacTGTTGATCAGAAGACTGCAAAATAAATTTCACAACTATCGCACTCTTATGTTAATTATTTCTTAATCCTTCCTCAAAtactaaaatgaataaaataaataccgtgagataaataaaataagctACTAGCCGTAGCATGAAATTATCAACGAAGTGTATgggatttttacaatttttttcaacagtTCAGAGTCATTTTCCACCTCATTTCCAAGTTTGAAATATAATACTAACTTATTGTCCGGCACTATTCACGATAATAGTTTATCAGGATATGATGAGTAAAGTTTGTGGTTTTTGCGGAACTACTAgaattaaaatgtttgaaactccaagttttcaaataataagGTATCTCAGCAATTTCAGCCAGATAATACAAATGGAAGGAGAGAATTGGAATTTCgactgatttattattatttagtgaaTGCAAGGAACGCAATAGGCTATTTATTCCAGCTTTGATATTACAAATTgatgtaattattctattgaataaAGTTTCAAGTAGTCTAAATATTAGAACATAGGAGTATGACAATAAAGCTGAAAATTCAGTCATTTTTCATGACTTCAAGGAAATTCCTGGTTGAGTAAAATATAATAGGTCTAAGGGTTTTAGTCATTTTTTTATGATTGTAGGTAGAGTCAGATAGTAAAGatggaagaaaataatatacacgcgtcatttttttgaataaattacttCTCGGTGATTCAAGTATTTTTGGCTTGAATACTTCATTGATGTTACCGTACCTCTATTTGCATAgaatttctaattataaattttcagcaAGAAGTTTTAGCAGAACTGCAAAGCTGAAACCCCTGATGTTATTTCCTGTATTAATCATTTTGAAGAGAACTGagcttattttgaaatattagtgTTGAGGTTTTCCAGCTATTTTTGAGTAATTCACAATGTTATAAACTAATTAAATAGTAAATATGGAAGCAGAATACAATTAGAATTTTGTTCataatattactttttcaatttaGC from Nilaparvata lugens isolate BPH chromosome 11, ASM1435652v1, whole genome shotgun sequence harbors:
- the LOC111043885 gene encoding uncharacterized protein LOC111043885 isoform X2, translated to MCAVVRDAQGFGSTLKLTQQQKGANYAYAIPDHRLGSRSPGASQPATTGSSASSPQQQHHQPDSEQQVANLTSIWPPQLQYTFRAIQLIQQTAAGVQEVSDIVGEETLPVMVADVAASAQSAFIFSELSLGNGEEPLKEAVNATREAATAARKAADAAIRLSTTHASANPGSPQAARAVRLAQRATLTAQSAQQIVAAANPFIKFNAVNYQLPQLASLPTLPPVVQLMMTD